TCTCGCTTTAAGACGAAGACGTACGATTCAAATTGAGAGTAGGGACTCAAGGTCAACCGGGAAAGGGttaaaaatccgatagattcttatagctgaatgtataaggccctatacttaactatagcacttcccacagaactcattcattcttataaaatctctatagAAATTgatgagaatctattggacTCTATGAGTTTTTCTGAACAGAGAATTCACGATTTGTCACGGTATTAGCCTAGTTTCGCTTCACCCAAATTTTGACTAAAGGAATGAGCATTGAAAGTTTTAGTTTCAGAGCAGATGTTTGAAAACAATTGttattatgttattaattttattaaaataaactcaacTGTAAAATTATCCAGTGATGATGAACGCATTGTTTGATAAGTTTATGTTCGCACTCTCTTCTTGTGCAAACCGagccattaattttattattaagttttTCTTCTTCAATCATTTCAACAAAGTTCTCTagacgatttttcaaaatttttaattgacagcAATTCTGTATCATAGTACCATAAATAACCGAGTCAAAGGAAAATCCAATCATTGCTGTAAAAAAATGTGCaataatttgatgaaaatatgCGATCCAAAATCCAGTACTGTTGGTATGGTGATAAGGGAACCATCCACTAATCGGAAGCGTTTTTGTTGgaatattattgaatattgAAGCACTAGTTATGACAAATACTGCAATAAACACCATACCTCCGTATTGGTTGATGATATTTCTATGGTCAAACAAAAAGACCTTGAACAGAgacattaatttcaaaaagtaatattttagGAAAGTAGAAAAAATCATACAAACTTCGCTTTTTGATCATACGTGAATTTAATGTTAGCTTCTCTAGCGCATCTTACTCTGCAGACATTTATGTCCAATAGTgcaatgatatttattatttcattacgTTTTACTTTAAGAAGAGCTAGTTTCGAACAGACTACTATTAATGTAAAGGACATTGACGTATTATGAACAATATCTTCGAAATTTTCCGtgtaaaataaatctattatacaagACATACAAAATGTGCTTATTGCTAAGgtaattgtaagtgtatatatatcatataacTTTCCTTTTATACTTGTGCTCCACTCGAGTGGTTTCCATCCGCCCAAGTACTCGAGTATCGTGAAACTGTAGAGAAGAGTTTTCATGTTGACTCGACGAATATTTGTTTAACAGTGAGGGGTAGTGTTACTAGGGGTTCATAACTTacagaaatatataataaaatatcaagggATAGAGAAAGTTACGGCTAAAcgtttatgaaaattactatctAAAGAAAATGTCATATGtctatgaataaataatgactTTCTATGCGTAGTAGATACAACCGGTTTCCTATTCCTTCCAACCCTTTTTCTATTGCGACTTTTGTTCTTAAAATAAGAAACGAATATTTCTACCCCGTAATCAGAGACAGTATAGCAGAAAGATCGATGCGTGGTATagatgatatttattataatgataGCTTTCGACATTCGACGTATTCAGTTTTTGTCTCCGACACACGACAATATTTAACTCTATCATTTTATTGACTTTCATTTCCAGAATTTGACTTCCAAgggtttgtatttattttgttaccGTGGAGAcaaagttaaatttatattatccaTGTATGACACTCATGTACATATTCAGGATAAGCTCGTATATATCAGATGAAATGTAAGTTTTGCAGAGTTTATTCGTACAGAATGTCTTCTAGTGTAATATTATAATACCATATACATTTAGTATATAAGATTCAGTATTGCAACGTAACCGAGTGTTTAGCCATCAATGAGTGTCATTAACAGTAGAAAATTCTCGAAATTTGTTCTACAGAAAAAGTTGGCGGTTCAAATATTAGTTTTTGAATAATGAAAAGTTTATCTACTTTATtgaggttttaaaaatttgaaatctttTCCAGTGTCATCCTCTATGATACATTTTACTTTCTGAACatcaatcagtgaaaagtatttcaatcagtgaatattcattgCACAAATAGACCCAAGATTTGCCGGACTTTTCGATGATCTATTTTAAGAGAGCTTAGATATATGTTAACTATTCTATGGTGATTCTGTAACTACGCAATACTTTAAGTAGTAATACAACAATTTGCTACAGAAAATGAGAGTGTGTTCCACCCTCCCCTATCTCATTTTGCCTGGCCTTTACTTCTCTTCTATACATGTCTACAGttattacatatttatgaAACTCTCCGATTGTgagtgattttaaaatttttttcctgaatttaatacttttaccTATTGACATTACGTGCGTGCCACTTTTCGTATATTGACTCAAATGTGTATTATTGTTAAATCTGAATATATCTATGTTACATAGAATCTTTCACCTCGATCAGGAGGCTGTCTACATTCAacgacttttttattatacgaTTTCGAATTAAATTTCGTTAATGACTGAATGCTGACTGTATTTTATAGATGCAAGTTCAAGTAATTTAACAAGAAGACGAATTGCTTTTTATAACACAATATATTTCTTGTCTTTAAAGTACATACCAATTTTTAGGCAAAACATATAATCAAACATGTTTGAGAGATTCCATATTTTTTCTTCCTGGAGAACTTCTATTAGATTTTGTCATGGTAGTTTATAAGTTAccctaacggacccaaattacggtaatccaccgtaaaatacTGTACTCCactgtaaattacggtaattcagtgatccacccgaatttttacggtagatttaccgtATTTTGCGGTAAATTTGCGGTAAAAATGCCACAGAATACGGTAAGTTACCGTAAAATTCGGGAgatttgccgtaatttacggcaaacCCACCGAAATTAACCCATTTACTGTAAATCTACCGTAGcttgccgtaaattacggtaaatctgcCCGTATTCTACGGAAGATTCACAGtcatttacggtaaatcaggtCTGCTAGGGTAATGAAAACTTTAGGTTCATATCttgattaattaacttttaatcgATGTGTTGCTAAATACTAATACCTAATGTaatactgataatttttttataatttaaactatttttgatGAAGAAGATTGTACGCCGAGTAAGAAAATTTAACGAgctaaagaacaaaaaatatgaaataattaaattatattatcaaCAGAGATgattaacttaataaaacaaaaaaaaaaacacaaactTTAGTGAACGAATCTAAAGAAAGTTCTATTAAGTGTCCACTGGTGAATCTAATTGGTAAAATAGCCCGGGTCTTCATTATCAACAAATCTTTTTGACTTCTAGTTGTCAGAACTTGCCAATCCATATTGTATATTGCTAAAGGTATTCCTGAACTCTGAAATAATTGTcttagttaataataaaataattatgtttcatATTTCTtaacccgtatgaaaataacatatatggtcaaaatatatgataaatatcagaaaatatatgtggccaatttaactaaattttctaatatatttttttttatgttaaaaaacatgatattcatcatatacgagtccgtatatgtttagcatatataaaatatatatgtcaatcatatacaaaaaatacatttttatcatatatgaaaatatacatTCTTGTCatatcccgatgaaaaaagattttatacaattgtataaaattatatacaaaaaattgcCCGAtttaattgtatacaactgtataaaaattgtatacagttttatacaaattatatacaattctatacaaattgtatacaatcctatataattatatacaattctatataattgcgaTATGTAGAattgtatgtaattatatagaattgtatacgatttgtatagaattgtatacaatttctatacaaattgtatacaattggatcgggccattttttctatccaattatatatagtctatatataattacatatagtctatatataattgtataaaatctttttttatcgggatacgaaaactatatattcatcatacaaaaaaatatatatttctatcatatacgaaaaatatattctgattatatataaaaacatatatttatattgtgtatggaaaaaaaaattatttattcgtatgaccaactccaattaaattagatctaaattttaatatactctttaaattgcagtcaaaattttcaaaattagttaattttatacgaatatataatatactcatatacatatacatacaccgaataaaatatatgcttaaatataacaaagaaaatatatggtgccatacaaatataaattatatgctaccatatatttcagttcatataaaaattttatattttgtaaatataaaaggaaatatatcaatacaacaTATTATgaggtaaatgtaaatgtatatatagcttaatataaacaacatataagttacatatatggaatacatatatttaatactgtatataatttcatattaaatcggccaaaatctctatatgattttttataatatatcataaatttttttgatgtaaacatatatgatttcatatattttaaccatatattattttttcatatgggaacgctcgaaataaatttaaaaataattggttGCTTTCTAAAAATTAGCAGATTTCCAAACACTGACTTGGCGTTCAATTTTTAtgacaagaaaaatatttgaatttttgtagcAGTCTTGGCTTCAAATTTCAGATTTATTTTgatctcgaaatttttaaatttctttaaagcattgaaattaattttcgaaatatAGAAAGTagagtttttattaaatccaAAGTTTTTGATTAGAACAATTTGAATTGTATACCTCTTGTGTCACTTCATTGCTGTACcaacagaataaaaatatttccgaTAACATACATCCAAGATAAAGAATCATAGAAATAAACTCAGGACTCATAAAAACAAGCTTCGTTGATGTTTGAACGCTCAGACAAAGTATCAGAGAACTAAAGGAGTATTGAATGAATATTATCGGGCCAAATAAATCATTGGACTGTTctgaaaaactttatttaaaaggAAAAATAGTTAATGAAACAATTCCAAGTAATATTGCTTAAATATACTCAACTGTAAAATAATCCAGTGATGATGAATGCATTGCTTAATAAGACGACGTTCGCTGTCTCTTCTTGTGAAAACCAATCCATCAGTTTTGTTATTTAGTTTCTCTCCATTAATAATTTCTACGAAATTCTCTAggcgatttttcaaaattttcaattgacaACAATTTCGTAAGAAAACACCGTAAATAGCGGAGTCAAACGAGAATCCAAGCATAGAGGTAAAAGAAAGTGCGATTATTTGATGAAAATATGCGACCCAAAATCCAGTACTGTTGGTATGGTGATAAGGGAACCAGCTATTGATCGGAAGTGTTCTTGTCGGAATATTATTGAGTACCGAAGCACTATGTATAACGCATACTGCAACACACACTGAACCTCCGTACTTTTTGACGAGATCCCTATGGTTAAACAAGAATACCTTGAACAGAGACATGAATTGTgaaaagtaatattttaaataaattcgaaaaataatacataCTCTTCTATTTTTGTGTACTTCGATTGTATGTTTGCTTCTTCAGCACATCTGACTTCGCAAATATTCACGTCCAATAATTGTAagacattaattatttcattacgCTTCACATTTAAGAAAATAAGTTTCGAACAGCCGATTATAAATGTTAATGACATTGACATATTTTGAACAATATCTTCGAAATTTGttgtgtaaaataaatatattatacaagACATGCTAAAAGTGACCAATGCTAAGGTAATtataagtgtatatatatcatataacTTTCCCTTTATACTTGTGCTCCACTTGAGTGGTTTCCATCCACCGAAGTACTCGAGTATCATGAAACTGTAGGGAAGAGTTTTCATGTTGACTcgacgaaaatttatttaacaatgaggGGTAGTGTTACTGGAGGTTCATAACTTACAgaaatagataataaaatatcaagggATAGAGAAAGTTACAGCTAACgtttatcaaaattactatctaGCGAAAATGTCATATGtctatgaataaataatgactTTCTATGCGTAGTAGATACAACCGGTTTCCTATTCCTTCCAACCCTTTTTCTATTGCGACTTTTGTTCTCGAAATAAGAACCGAATATTTCTACCCCGTAATCAGAGACAGTATAGCAGAGAGATCGATGCGTGGTATagatgatatttattataatgataGCTTTCGACATTTGACGTATTCAGTTTTTGTCTCCGATACACGACAATATTTAACTCTATCATTTTATTGACTTTCCTTTCCAGAATTTGACTTCCAAgagtttgtatttattttgttaccGTGGAGAcaaagttaaatttatattatctatGAATGACACTCATGTATATTCAGTGTATGCTCGGATATATTGGATGaaatatacaataaatttcgtaGAGTTTATTCTTATTGAATGTCTTTATGTGTAATATTGTATCAACATACCCATTCGGTATATGAGATTCATTCGAGTGTCAACGTTTAATaatgttatcatttttttttaaatgtcatacTATTGTGTTTTTATTTGCGCGTGTCTAAGACACACATCAGAGTTATCTATTAACTACTCTATAATACTTTTGTggtcagaatttttttttagttttaatgcaACTTATTTTTCCCGCCTTCCATTTCTCTTCTCCACATGTCGACAGGTTTTTATACTTTCGAAACTCTATGACAGTAAAAAAgagtctaaaattttttttctgaattaaCCCTTGAAATCCTACTGTAAAGTAAATTCATCTATAGTTAtcgctaattaaatttttttaatttagccCAACATATCAGGCTTGGTCAGACATAGACAGGCATAATTATGTTGAATCAATTTATACCGTCAGACATGATCATGTCGGTTTATGGTTAGTCAgacgaataatttgaaaaattcgattcgATTTGATACAAATAGTTTGTTAGTTCGAACTATTCGCGCACCCCTAGGGTGAACGTTTGAAAGTGACTGGTCGCTAGTTCCCGCATGGAAaatggaaatatatataaatggaaaatatatgcaaacatatatgtgttatatatgtcaaaaatataaaaatatatgttacttatatgaaatatatattctgacatattttttttttgtcgaatCGAGTCGAATAGTTAGATTCGATTCGATATTCGAATCGAATATCGAATAGTTCGAAGCATTCGAaagattcgaatagttcgaaagattcgaatagttcgaaagattcgaatagttcgaaagattcgaatagttcgaaagattcgaatagttcgaaaggttcgaatagttggaaaggttcgaatagttcgagagGTTCGAATAGTTGGAaaggttcgaatagttcgagaggttcgaataattcgaaagattcgaatagttcgaaagatTTGAATAGTTTCGAAACTTTACTGAATCTTCGGTAAATAGGGGAGCCTGGGGCACGAATGCCCCCCTCATGCGGGGTAAACGGgaccactcgaaaaaaaattttttttttcgttttccgtcaagttaattttttttagtggtcCGTTTTACCctacatatcacatattggcctaaaatatgataaaaacattacagaggtcataacttgacggaaaataaaaaaaaattttttacctaatttttgaggggAGCATTCGTGTCCCAGGCCCCCCTATTTACCGAAGATTCGGTAAAGTTTCGAAACTATTCAAatctttcgaactattcgaacctttcaaactattcgaacctttcgaactattcgaaccttTCCAACTATTCGAACctctcgaactattcgaacctctcgaactattcgaacctttcgaactattcgaacatTTCGAATCTTCGAGGCAAATCTcgaatcgaatttttcgattcgattcgtctcgaataattcgaacttTCGagtattcgcacacccctactaaatatgtttacttataTAGCCACATATATATCTCCATTTATAtagcatttatttataatatataaattatatatttttaattttatgtaagcatatatatgttttcatcTACGCATACATTTGTCTGAAAATTTagttgacatattttttttttgcccacatatatgttatatagGTGACATATATGTTGCATATAATTTTCACGTATATATTTTCCCATGCGAGCTAGCTCCGTTACATTAATCAATCGTCCAACTGCGTCAACAAATTGGCATCAAGTCTTTCCATACTCTGACGTCAGTTTGCAACCATGTGACTATTGGGAACAAGACCAAAAATTCAGATCTATTTGTTGAAATGggaaaaaatcttaatttttccaattttaacCAATGAAGCTGTCGGTAGAAATTGGCAGATGCAtatacattcaaatttttaagtgatgaaataacttatttaagatttttgtaacatgaatttatttttaactatcaTCTGTCGATACACAACTGATTTATCTTTAGGAATTTGATACAAGATATTATATTGCGTGACAAGGCTGAAATAAGTCGATTTAAAATGAGGGTCAAGTTAAAGTTGAAAGCCCGTGAGCTGACATCACCCGACtctgaaattatattttctccTATGCCACgcactatatttttcatatcacCTGCATTGATACTGGATCGTTCAAATGTCTAGAGCCAGTCGCACTAGGTTAATTTCTGACTGATAGCGtggcaaaaaaattatactgtaTTTTGAATATGTGAATTCAAGTAATTTAACAAGAAAACAAATCGCTTCTTTACAACTTTTGCCTTTTAAGTACAATATTCGAGCGTCCTATGGCATGAGTAAAATAGCCCATCCTATCGAAAATTGACTAAACTATAGAACGGCGCATAATGAACCGGATGTTCGACTTTCCAGCATGACTTTCCTGCGCTGAGAAATAATTAGCCATAGGAAGTATATACGAATCACTGAGCAATCATAGTTCATTTTAGAAAGAAAAAGATAGTGGAAGCCTTGTCTCTGTATACTCCTAAAATTGTCCCAACAAAAGAGTATTGCTCTggtgtttttggtttttactCCCACCCTGAGTGTTTTATGTAGTAAATGTTCTCCTAATTGTCCTTCTGCATGTGTAGTTTAAAAATAACCGGACGTGGGAGCAATTTCCGAGGTTCATTCTGTCTTTGAGAGAAGATTACtgctttattttttcactcacGCAGGCGCATTGCAATAATATGTTTGTTATTCTTAATCAGACCAAAATGGTAACCTGTGATTTGTACCTTCTTCGAGTTTCATTGTTGGACTGGCAGAACAGACATTGGAACTTCAAGTTCCAACGCAGatggtataaatatatatatgagattCAGGAAAATactacactgttaaaaatttctattgtaattttacaaaaattgtatTGGAAGCTAATAGGCAAAACATTTAGCCATAATTCAAGTTAGGTATTGTAATTATACAAAACATTTCCTACTGTATTTGCTTTGGAATATTACAAAGTAATCATAGTAATATTACAAAACTTTTTACAAGGGTTAGTCTACTAATTTTACATTGTgagttttgtaattttacaaaacatatGAAGCTCTGTTAGATTAATGATATTGTAAAACAGTTTTGTTATTTCACAAAACATCTAGATGCTTTCTTTAaagtaattttacaatatcattttgtaattttacacacattttttaatcagccagatttgtaaaattacaatatctCTCTTTGATTTTACAAAACATCTAAATGCTTTCTTTGaagtaattttacaatatagtattgtaattttacaaacattGAACATGaccagattttatttaattaaaaaataaaaagcagattgatttatttttttcattttttgtttaaccATTTTGGCGATGCTGGGATTATTAGGTATGCGAATAATTGAATTTCTAATTGTATGAGAAATTCttaattcagagaaaaaacgCTATACACTTATTAACGACCGCACACGAATtagtgggattcgaacccgggaccCTACAAacgaaagaccgacgctttaacgACTAGGCTACGCAACCGACAGTGACTACCGAGTTTAGTGATACACTACATAAgacttcttttatttttttagaagtttttattaacatttttgatttcaaaatgTAGTCTGAgtcaaaaagaaaaacatttcAATACGATTCATGGAACTAATTGTAGAgaaaagtattattattactaaatatatttaaaaaaacttgagtatcacatttttatgtttgtaattctttaattattaatattattattatcgatgttttttttttatttacttacttattaacaaatttttttttcatcatataaaaaagtttatgtagAAACAATTCTTATTCATTGATACTCAGTCTTCAAATTATGTAGCTAtcataaatttctttattcaacaataattttaatactaacCAATTTAGCTTCTGTAGCAGAATTTGTTCAGGGTCACTTTTATTCGTAAAATATCGAAGATAAGTTGATTCAATAAAACAAAGCAGACTGGATCATATTGTAATGAAGTAAATGAACGCAGACTACCGGCATCCCatgccaaaaaaaatataagtacatTTTGGATATATCCGCATATACAAACACGTTTGTTCTTAGAGGATCCGATTTGTCCCTACCCTTTTACCCTATTGAAGCGAGGCACAAGAAaaagtacaatttttttttttttttttttcattaagttTTCTATTTATCACCTGAAAGAACaaaagtgaagaaaaaaattttttcttttatcatgatttttttcatattttttaaaaattctgaaaaaacaaaattgggaaaacaaatttcaaaaaaaatttttttcttttttagtaATGGATGTCCATCTATAAGTTCAAAATGGAtaagaacaaatttttttcgtttctgTACACGTTTAACCCTCTTTTTTTGACTATCCGTATCGTATAGTAACATTACAACTCGATCgtgttcaataaataaaaatgtatggtaaaattacaatacactCGGTAATTCTATGATAAAAttcgcaaaaataaaattgagctttgtaaaattttaatgatttgattgtaatattaattacaacatTCTGTTGCAATTTTACTAAgaattgtagaaaattgaagtacaagtttttttgtaaatttcaaacgcttttaatttaaaatcaacgtcctgttttgtaaaattacaactcGTGTCCATTAAACAAACatttatggtaaaattacaatacactCTGTAATTCtatgataaaatttgtaaaaaaagaattaaggtttgtaaaattttaatggtttCATTGTAATATTAGTTACAATATATTGTTGTAATTTTACTAAGAACTATATAACATTGAATTACAAAtatcttttgaaaattttaaacgcttttattttaaaatcaaggtcctgttttgtaaaattacaactcgtgtataataaatgaaaatttagggCGAAATTACAAGACACTCTGTAATTCTACGgtgaaatttgtaaaaaaagaattaaggtttgtaaaatttcaatgatttcattgtaatattaattacaatattttgttgtaattttactgcaaattgtagaaaattgaattacaaatatcttttgtaaattttaaacgcattttatttaaaatcaaagtactgttttgaaaattacaactCGTGTACAATTTATACACAAAGATAGTAAAATTACAACTCATTTTAGTAGTTTTCCTAACGCATCATGGAAAATTACtcaaattgttttataatcttgTATTGACATACATTGATTTGTATTTTTACCACACCACtgctttgtaaaaatattgtaattttacaaaaatttttaacagtgtatacTCAACCAATACTTTGACCTACAAgcaaaacataaaattaaatatgtcTAAGAGAGTCTATACTTTAGATTTTTGGAGAAATACCATTAGATTTTGTCGTAGTAGTTcataagttaataaaatttgaggtTTATATCTTgatcaatttactttcaaacgAAGTCTGTTGCTAAAAAGTGATAACTAACATACTACTTATAATTTCttcataattaaaacttattgaATACTTCTTTGATGAAGAAGATTGTACGCAGAGTAAGAAAATTTAACGAGCTAAAGAACAAAAAGTATGAAATAAGAAATTATATTATCGACAGAAATGATGAATTtaatgagataaaaaaaaaaaaaacacgaacGTTAGTGAATGAATCTAAAGAAAGTTCAACTAAGTAACCACTGGTCAATCTAATTGGTAAAATAGCCCGagttttcattattaacaAATCTTTTTGACTTCTAGATGTCAAAACTTGCCAGTCCATATTGCAAATTGCTAAATGTATATCTGAACTCTGAAAATAATTGTcttagttaataataaaataattatatttcatgTTTCTTagcactcaatataaatttaaacataattggtacacggaaaaaaaattcgacgaaAAATTCCAATATTACTATCGTAATCCTAgactatacttttattatctgtaactttcaaatatatgatacgaaaatttacagtttgtaaaagattttttactattcactatcgtaattttattaagagcttgttgtataaaattcaataagaaatatGACAATGTTACTATCGTAAatagtaaaagaataaaaaatgagatttaattataatatttattcttttattcttcCTCTTAAtttacagtgctgcctctatgtttttacaatacaagtcacaaaaattacgatagttgaattgtaaattttttgacatggTA
The DNA window shown above is from Microplitis mediator isolate UGA2020A chromosome 1, iyMicMedi2.1, whole genome shotgun sequence and carries:
- the LOC130669494 gene encoding odorant receptor 46a-like translates to MKTLLYSFTILEYLGGWKPLEWSTSIKGKLYDIYTLTITLAISTFCMSCIIDLFYTENFEDIVHNTSMSFTLIVVCSKLALLKVKRNEIINIIALLDINVCRVRCAREANIKFTYDQKAKNIINQYGGMVFIAVFVITSASIFNNIPTKTLPISGWFPYHHTNSTGFWIAYFHQIIAHFFTAMIGFSFDSVIYGTMIQNCCQLKILKNRLENFVEMIEEEKLNNKINGSVCTRRECEHKLIKQCVHHHWIILQFSQQSNDLFAPIIFMQYSFSCLVLCLSVQSSTKLVFMSPEFIFMILYLGCMLSQIYLFCWYGNEIIIESSGIHFAIYNMDWQVLTTRS